The genomic interval GGGAGGTGTCAGAGAGGAAAAGtggatcatttatttattctggtcCTTCAGACATTATAACAAAAGGTGACCCAGAAACGTTGGCACTAATAGTTCATTTTTCTTCTCGTTTTGATTCAAATACAACAAAGACCACAATCTCCTCAGTGCAACTCTCATGACTTTGGTGAAAACCTCATCCCCCAACTTTCAGGGTCCTATTACAGCTCAGTCATGTCAACAATCCCCATGTACATTTGAGTCCATATCCAGCTGACAGTTTTTTTTGACTCAACAGATTCTTGTTCCCAACAGAAACCAACAGAGGAGAAATAATTATACACATTATGCTTTGTCTGTAAGATAACTAATTTATTTGACTATGTGTAGAGTGTGTTTTGATATACTTTAAGTTAGACCTGGTTTAATTTTAACACATACGTTCAATAGCCATGTGTTTAGTACacagagcccaaaaacagtcatagaaaGTTGAGTAGTGAAACGTGAATGTAAGAGTTTTAAACATGGAAGGCCAAAATGTACATGTAAACTTACCACTTAGAAAAGTGCGTTGCTaagggtggtgtgaacgtagttttaaatgtgaagacaTTACGTTTTGCACAACCGTGAACTTATTATcacctttatttttatacagAGGATGTGATACTGTGACATCTGACAAGTTTATTATTTTGCCTTTTGAGTGATACCCACACACCATTGTTGAAAAAGGGAAATGGAACTCTGAAGGAGTTTTTGCTCGATTTTCTTGCAGGGCCCCTGAAGTGCTAAAAGCTCTTGCTCCTGGATCCCAGCCTCCTTTCCTCATCTTCAATGGGGAAGTCAAAACGGACACTAACAAGATCGAGGAGTTCCTGGAGGAGAAACTAGCACCACCACAGTGAGCAAATGGCTACTTTTATCCAAAGATACCAGGTCAACCATGTttcaataaatatgttttgCCAAAACAGGTATCCAAAACTGTGTTGCACCTACAAAGAGTCCAATTTGGCTGGAGAGGACATTTTCCGCAAATTTTCAGCCTACATCAAGAATCCCAGCCCTGGGTTAAATAATAGTGAGTTCACTTTCaaagaatgtgttttcttttttttaatctcctgaTATCAGAGATTAAGATCTTGTTGCTGTTTTGTTACTATCCAGTGCTGGAGAAGCAATTTCTTACAACTCTGGTGAAGCTGAACATGTACCTTGAGACACCTCTTCCTTACGAGCTGGAGCTTAATCCAAATGCAAATGAGTCTTCACGCCTGTATCTGGATGGAAACGCCTTTACCTTGGCAGACTGCAACTTGCTTCCAAAACTCAACATTGTACAGgtaaaaaaatctgtctcttttctaaaaaaacaaattatctcTGAACAACTGAATATTGTAATTGCTTAAAATTAAGAGCCCGTAAAGCTCATTGCTCCTGATGTTGATTGGATTTCTTTTCTCCCAGGTGGTGTGCAGAGAGTACCGTAGTTTTGAAATTCCTGCACAGCTGAAATTTCTGAGACGGTACCTAGACAATGCCTACAAACAAGAGGAGTTTCGCCAAAGCTGCCCACAAGATGAAGAAATTCTTCAAGCCTACAGTTCTGTTGCCAAGTATTTGATCAGATAGatacatattaaaaaaggagaataaacaacaaaaagggaaaagaacTGTAACATTGCAAAATGGCAGATTTTTGTGCTTGtataattaaaaatttgagtGGAAAAATGTTTAGAGCTGGGTATATTTTCAACTGATTTCCTCAATTGTTAGGCTGCCTACGTCTGTACTTTACCACCTGTTAGATTAAAACAAGATCTTTGTCAGACCAGCAAAGAAGGAAAATATGtgtaaatcttaaaaaaaaacaaaaaaaacaaacaaacgtgcATTGTGCATTTATATGTGTGTAAAAACATTAATCTAAATGGCCTTTAGTTcatgtcagtatttttttttactcagatAAGTACCGGTAACTCTTgacattctttttttgtagGTACACGGGATTCATTTGTGTCACtactttttaaggaaaaatacttCCAATTTAATTTTCTACTtgtcaagttttaaaatatagaaacatggggaaaagaaaaacttgataaaaaaaaaatgtattattgaaaACAATAGGAAACATCCCATGGAAGTAGTTTTTAAATCACAACCTGCTTAAATGCGCCTAGCTTTAATGACTATTATCATAAGATCTCTACAAAGCTTGATGATCAGCTGAATCAAGTGTATTTCAATGGAGCAGCATTGAAAACATGCGATATATCGTGCTCCAAGCACCAGAGTTGAGAAATGTTGTTGTTAGCTATATTTCTGAAACAATTTGCTTATTTGCttctaatcttaattttcattGTACCTGGCTCAATTGCAGTATCTATCTATATgccaataaaatacaaaatatacatATGCATTTGCTTTTTATGAAGTTGGtctattctttaaaaaaccaaacaaaataatctatttGGGGACAAACTTCTACATGGATTAGGGGTGGGTTATTTATAAGATCAGAAACTTAGGTGTCTGGTGGGCAGTTTTTGCTCTCCCCAAGGTCAAGATTCTTTAGGCCAGGACCTTCCAACTGCCTCGTCcatgattttttcttttcttaataaAAACGTTGCTACTTGCAGTGATGCATAGAGCTGTTGAAACAAGAAGAATCATTTTCAAGCTGCTTCCTCACAGTTGGGGGCATTTTTAGTGTTggtaataaattaatttgaataagATCACAGAAATCACAGGAAGTGGAATTCACAAATAGGTTTGGCACAGTGTGAATAAGATATGCTTGTTCTGTTGTGCTATGTGCATTCTGATGTCCCtgtgaatgatgtaagatgTTTAATAGAGATCAGATTGTGTTGGTATTATGCTTTGCTGTGGTTTATGTTTATGTGACTTTGTGTCTTTTAAAGGTCTGGTCTTCAACTTGgttctctttcattttattttttttttggttttctaaaCGTTTTTTTCCTGGCCATTAAAAgtggttttcttttcatttataacTTGTGTTCTTGTGTCTCTCACTGCTTAGTTTCAATCACCTTTGACTTTCAATAAGAGCACCATCTGGTGGGTGTTGTGGAATGCAAATGTGACACCCTTATTTTGACACATTATGCACCGCTGGACGCAGGAACCTCCTGCATTAATCTAACCTGAAGCAAATTATAGTTTTGATAATGGTTTAAGGACACATATAGTGTGAATTTAATTTTAtagaatagaaacaaaaatgttggtaTGCTGAATCTTGATGAGAAAACATAACCTACATTATCTCATGTCACAATATTAGCTGATTTGTATCTTTATCAGTAGTGTAACAATTGATTTTAATgttgatttgattcatatcataatttgtggctGCTAATAAGATTCATCA from Oryzias melastigma strain HK-1 linkage group LG12, ASM292280v2, whole genome shotgun sequence carries:
- the clic3 gene encoding chloride intracellular channel protein 3: MGDAPDIELFVKASLDAESVGNCPFCQRLFMILWLKKAEFRLTTVDMRRAPEVLKALAPGSQPPFLIFNGEVKTDTNKIEEFLEEKLAPPQYPKLCCTYKESNLAGEDIFRKFSAYIKNPSPGLNNMLEKQFLTTLVKLNMYLETPLPYELELNPNANESSRLYLDGNAFTLADCNLLPKLNIVQVVCREYRSFEIPAQLKFLRRYLDNAYKQEEFRQSCPQDEEILQAYSSVAKYLIR